GCGAACTTCGAGATCGTCGAAGAACTGCGAACGTGGCGAGGCAACAGCATTCCGCTGGAAGGAGAGTCGCTGCAGGCCGTCCTTGAGGACCTGCAGCGACAGGAAATCGACGTACGCATCACGCTTTCATTCGAGCGCAAACGAGGGTCGGGCGCCAGCGCGACCCGGTCGTTCCGATTGGTCGGCCTGCGTAACAAGGAGAGCGAAGAGTACCATCTGTATCTGACGAATCTGGCGAGAGAAAGCTACAGCGCGCCCGATATCGCGCAGCTCTATCGGGCGCGCTGGGAGGTCGAACTGCTGTTCAAGGAGTTGAAGTCGCGGTTCGGCTTGGACGAGATCAAGACGACCGACGGCTACATCATCGAGGCGCTGATCATCATGGCCGCAATTTCGTTGATGATGAGTCGTGTAATCGTGGATGAGTTACGGTCGCTCGAGGCAAGACAGCGAGAGGGCGAAGCCGCCGCAGACGCCGACTCGTCGGCGTCGCGGCTCCCTCGGCGTCGCTGTTCGCTCGCCGTGGAACGCCACGGTCATCTAATCCAGTTGTATCTCATGATCGAGTTGGGCTACGAACTGCCGGATTTGGACGAGCTGTTGCTGTGGGCGTCGCGTAATCCAAATCCACACAGGCAACGGTTACGTGAGCAGGTTGAACGAGGTGAGTTCGGCTTTGATCGCTACTAAACTAGAACGCATGGCTGGCCCACGAAGATCTGAGCCCGACTGACCTCCGAAACCGGATTAACACGCTCCCCAGCGGAGAGTGGATCGCCCAACTCCCGAGTCCATCATTCGGGGAGACCGGCCCAGCCCCGTTTTCGGTGAAGCCGCTCCCGATCGCGGCCGGCCATCCAGAGAGCGACGAGCCGTTGTCTGTCGAACAGGCGGACCATTTTGAGACTGTCGCTCTCCCACGACTGTCGGAGCGAACACAGGCTCAGTATGGGCTTGCTGAGACTCCCATCGAACCGGAGACAGCCGAAGATGAGGGCTGGGGGAGTAGACCAAACGATAAACAGCCGGCACCAGCTGATTCGGCTAACTCGGTGGACTCGCCGCAGTCGTCGTTCATCGGACAAGCAACCAGTGGTTCAGCAAGCGACGACGAGAAGCAAGAGAACGGCGCTGACACCACCACCTCCTTGTTTGGGAATACTGGGATGGCTGAGTCGGGCAAGCCAGCCGATGAAGAAGAGAAGGCTGCTGTCGACGAAAGTGGGTCGTCACCAGTCCAGTCTGGTGGTGTACCCGTCCCGGATGACGAGCTCCAGCGCCGTGGGCTTACTCATGATGATGTTCGGTTCTTGGCTCGCGTCTTGGACGTGATGAACAGAGATGCACCAAATCACACGCTCCTGAATCATATGAGTGCGTTCAAGAGCGATTTTGGGAATCTGGACGTACAACGACTTGCCGAGCAAAACCTGCTGGAAGAAGGGCGAGCCTGTAGTCGGAAATACTATACTGTCCTCCCGGCAGGCCGTGAACTCCTCGGTCAGAAGCTTAAGGTCGGTCTTGGTCAGGGGGACATCGGTGAGAAGACACCGCACAAGGTCGGTGTGAAGCTGCTCGAACGGTGGTTAGACTCCCGCGACGACGTCGCACAGGTCAAGCCGTACTACGAATACGATGAGGAGACGGTGTTCGACGTCGCCGGCTTCGACGCTGACGGGGAACTCGTGTGGGTCGGTGAAGCCGAACTCCAGAGTAACAACAAACACGCTCCGGTTGACGACTACGACAAGCAGAGTGCGGTGGATGCGAACGCTGTCTGGGCGTTCAACAGGCGCGAGACGGCCGTCGAGGTGTTGGACTGTCTCGCAGAAGCCGACCGGATAGAGCATAGCGTAGGCGGGCGCGCCGCGCGCCGGTTCTCGGATATTCGAGAAGCCGTTGAATCGCTAAACGCAGAAGGGATGACGACGATTCGGAGCTTCAACAAGCTTGACGAGGAGTTCAATTCATGAGTTGGCGCCACGCAACCCGTGAGGAGATCTACAGGTACTACACGGAGGAGTTTCCCTCGTATGTCGACGAACTCCCGTCGTTTATCACCGCGAAGGGGCCGAAACAGTACGCACTCGCGTTTCGAGAACCACATCCGGTACGGAAAGACGGAGTCCCAGACAAGGACTTCATCCGGCGAGATACGTGGCAGACGAACGCCTCAGGTGACCGGACCTCAGCAGCGTTCCACGACTTCGACGACGTCCTCGAGTTCATCCGCCATCCAGCACGGAACGATCCACTTGGGCGGAGCGACTTCGCACTCGTCGATCCTGATCTACTCGACAAACCAGACCCGCGTCCTAATGCGGTCTACTACGCCCTCGACCACTGGGAACGACCGTGGGTACTCCTCATCGATATCGACGCGAAAACGATCGCTCGGGAGCGAGCAACACGGGTAGTGTCGGATGAGGATGGTTCGGGAGACAGCGAGGAATTACTCGATGCCGCGGGTATTCTCGACGCAGACCCGGCAGGCTACCCGTATGCCTTCGATGATATCGATCAGGCCATCGAGTACGGTTTCGAGGTGCGAGACATCTTCGAGGACGACTTCAACGCTGAGGAGACGATGGTAGTGTACAGCGGTCAGGGCGTTCACGTCTACCTCCTTGACAGCGATCCAGCCCATCGGTACGACGCCAAGAGTCGAGAAGTGCTGAACGACCTTCTGCAAGACACCTACGAGATTCCTATCGACCCAGTGGTTACCGCCGACCGTCGCCGGGTCGCCCGGCTCCCCTACTCGTTGCACGCTGACGTCTGTAGTATCGTCACGCCCATCGAGAGCCCGAACTTCGACGTTCGGTCTGCGAGACCGGAGGTGCTCAGGGAATGACTCAGTCAACACCTGTTGAGGACGAGCGGGCCGCCTATCGCGTTGCGACGCTTCCGCCCGAATATGGGACGACGCGAATCAACCAACTGTTCACCCGGGGCTACAATCGCTATATCGTCGACGGCGAAGAGCAACCAGGTGATCTACTGACCGACCTCGAACGGTTTGGGACGGCGGCATTCAAAGAAGATGTCAGAGCCAACGCCGCAGAGAAACCCTTCGTCGATAAACCTGGAATACTCGCTGTCCTCGCGACGTTGAGTGCTATCTGCGTTAAGGCGCACCCGAAGTTCGAGCACGCCCCGCCACGGAAGATACAGGTCCTCTACGATATTCGCGAACTCTACGTCAACAATCTCGCCTCCCTCCTTCGAGAATTCGGTGATGGGAGTCTCCAACAGGATATCGCAGAGGTGCTATACGCAAAAGACCCCGGAGAGGACGGACCACACCCCGGTCGCGTTTGTACGGGGATCAAAGAGATGCCCAAGTTCGGTGACAGGTTGTATCTCGAAATCCCGATGGCCGCAGCATCGAGGAAGTGCCTCGTTCATGCCGAAACTGAGACCGGAGAAGCCGGGGAGTTGCTCACTCGCGTCGAAAACAACTGCCTCTATGTGCCCGTCGG
This genomic stretch from Haloferax volcanii DS2 harbors:
- a CDS encoding IS4-like element ISHvo11 family transposase, which encodes MGSMTYSPPDSVIVDRIQRAFPSDELRERARATNLVQRERKFDIVALFYTLSFGFAAGSDRSLQAFLERYVEMADCDELSYASFHDWFEPGFVALLREILDDAIENLDTGREDLNGRLERFRDVLIADATIVSLYQDAADIYTATGDHQAELKLHLTESLSTGLPTRFRTTDGTTHERSQLPTGEWVADALILLDLGFYDFWLFDRIDQNGGWFVSRVKDNANFEIVEELRTWRGNSIPLEGESLQAVLEDLQRQEIDVRITLSFERKRGSGASATRSFRLVGLRNKESEEYHLYLTNLARESYSAPDIAQLYRARWEVELLFKELKSRFGLDEIKTTDGYIIEALIIMAAISLMMSRVIVDELRSLEARQREGEAAADADSSASRLPRRRCSLAVERHGHLIQLYLMIELGYELPDLDELLLWASRNPNPHRQRLREQVERGEFGFDRY
- a CDS encoding bifunctional DNA primase/polymerase; this translates as MSWRHATREEIYRYYTEEFPSYVDELPSFITAKGPKQYALAFREPHPVRKDGVPDKDFIRRDTWQTNASGDRTSAAFHDFDDVLEFIRHPARNDPLGRSDFALVDPDLLDKPDPRPNAVYYALDHWERPWVLLIDIDAKTIARERATRVVSDEDGSGDSEELLDAAGILDADPAGYPYAFDDIDQAIEYGFEVRDIFEDDFNAEETMVVYSGQGVHVYLLDSDPAHRYDAKSREVLNDLLQDTYEIPIDPVVTADRRRVARLPYSLHADVCSIVTPIESPNFDVRSARPEVLRE